TGACGTACGAACTCATCCCGGGGAACATGACCCTGAACGAGCAGGGGCTCGCCGTCCCGGGGGACCCCAACCGCCTCAAGACCGCCCGCACGGGCCGGGGCCTCTACACGCTCGTGCGCCGCGTGCGGGTGGCCAAGCCCGAAAGCCCCAACACCTTCAGCGAATTCGCCGTGATCAAGGACCGCGTCTCCGGGCGCGCCGTCAAGGTCCTCGACCAGGACCTCTGCCAGTACGTCGTGAGCTTCAATCTCGAGTACTACGCGAGCAACCAGCTCTTCTCGCAGCTCGATCCCACGCCCTTCCCGAGCAGCGATCCGCTGGGCGACGGCAAGGGGGTCAACGACACGACCACGCCTTTCCGCGTCCCTTCGATCCGGGCCACGCTCGTGATCGTCGAAGACGTGGGCGAGCGCCAGGAGCGCACGATTCAGCGCGTCTTCCGGATTCCACAGGGGTAGACCCTTCCGCGCGGCGCGGTATACTGCCCGCATGGCGCGCACGCTCTTCGTGAGCGATGTTCACCTGCGTCCGGGAGACCCCGGCGCCAACGCTTCCTTTCTCCGGTTCCTGGCGCAGGAATGCGAGGCGCTGTACATCGTCGGGGACCTCTTCGACTATTGGATCGGGCCCAAGCATCTCGAATTTCCGGACTACCGCCCCGAGCTCGAGGCGCTGCGCCGCGCGGCGGGCCGGACGCGGGTGTGCCTCGTGCCGGGCAATCGGGATTTTCTGGTGGACGCGCGTTTCGAGCGGGCGACCGGGATCGAGGTCCTCGGGGAGGAGGTCCGCCTGGACCTGGGAGGCCGGCGCGTGGCTCTGGCGCATGGAGATGCGCTCTACAACACCAATCCCAAGTATTCCGCGTACCGCGCGCTCATGCGCTCGCGCCCGGTGGGGGACCTCTGGCGGGCGGTGCCGGGGATCGTGGCCCGAAGGCTGGCGCGCGGGTACCGGCGCGTTTCGCCCCTGACGACGCCGGCCAAGGCCTGGGGCCCCGAAGGCCTGCTCGAGCGCGCCCGGCCCGTCTTCCGCGGCGGCGCGGATGTGCTCATCTGCGGGCACATCCATCAGCCGCGCCATCTGACCGCGGAGGTGGACGGCCGGCGGCGCGAGCTTTTTGTCCTGGGCGACTGGTGCGGGGGCACGCAGGACTACGTGGAGCACGACGGCGGCGAATTCCGGATGCGCCGCTGGGAGCGCTGACGCTCAGGGCCGCTCGAATTCCAGGCCGCAGCGCCGGCACAGGTGCCGCGGCGGCCGCCCGCGCTCGGCCGGGGGACGCGCCGTGACGAAGCCCTGGAATCGGCACATGGGACAGCGTCCGGAGTCCGGCGCGGCCGGAGGCTCTGAAGGCCAGGGAAGAATGGTCCGGGCGGGGCGCACGCCGCGGCGCCTCACCGCAGGAGCTCCGAAAGGATTTCGCGCACGCCGCCGGGATCCACCTGGACGGCCACGCGGCGCAGGCGTCGCGCGGGATCGGTTTCGACGGTCCGGACGTCTCCGGCCAGGAGGCGGCCGGCGACGCGCGCGCGGACGTGTCGGGGGGCTCCCTCGAAGTGCCGGTGAAACTCGTCGGATTCTCCCGCCAGGACGAGCGTCTCGGGCGAAAGCTCCGCGAGCCGGCAGGCGATCGTGAGGCCCTCGCCCGCCTCGAGCTCCACGGGGAGCTTCCGCACGCGCTCCTGGCGGAGGCGCTCGAGCCGCCGGAACGTGTCGGCGAGCTTGAGCGGAGAAAGCGGCGCGGGCAGGACCGCCGCCACCTGGCCCGCCGCGGGGACGGCCACGGGCACGCCGGCCAGGACCACGGGCACGCCGGGCATCTCCTGTTCGAGAAAGCGCGCCAGGGTCTCGGGCGCTCCGGCGGGTCCGAAGACGACCGCGTCAAAGAGCGCGGTGCGGAGTTTGAGCGCCGCGTCGTCGGCGTCGGCGGCCAGCGACACGCGGTGGCCGAGCGAGCGAAGCAGCGCGCGCACGAGATGCGCCACGGAGGCGGGCGCGTCGTAGACGAGAACGTTCATGCGACCTCCCGGGAAGGGACGCGGCGTCCGCAGACTATATCGGCGCGGAGGGCGGCGGGCTTGAGCGCCGGCCGCATGAGTGTTAAGAATGCACAATCCATGGGGGCGTCCCGCCGGGAGCCCACAATCGGCGGGGGCCCCTGCGGGCCGCCCTGTCGCCGGCGTGCGGGACGCCGGAGGGGGCCTGCGTTTTCGCTTGACTGGCCCTTCGGGCGGGATAAACTAATTCGTGACGGCTGACGCGCTCAGCCGTTTTTCTCTCCGCCCCGGTGGGGAAAAGTGGGGGGAAAGTAGGGAGGAGTGGAAGGTAATCCCTGGGTCCTATGTTCGCCGGCGAATTCCGACACGCGATCGACGAGAAGAATCGCCTCGTCATTCCGGCGAAATTCAGGGCCTTTCTGAACGATCCCGAGGATCGCAAGGGGTTTTTCGTGATGGCCAGCCCGGTGCCGGGGGAGCACTGCCTGCGGCTCTACACGATGAGCGGGTGGAAGAAGGTGGTCGACAATCTCCGCAAGCAGGCCGACCGGGCCAAGGATCCGGCCAAGTTTCTGAGGTTCTTCGCCTCGCGGGGGGAGTTTTCCACGCTGGACGGGCAGAGCCGGCTGGTGATTCCGCAGAAGCTGCTCGACTACGCGGGGCTTCAGAGGGACGTGATCCTGGTGGGCAACTACGACTGGATCGAAGTCTGGAACGTCGAGGAATATCAGGCGGCGACGGAAAGTCTGGACGAGGAGATCGCCGACCGCAGCCGGGCGCTGTGGCCGGGTCCGGGCGGTCCGGCCTGACGCCGGTCCGCGCGCCGCGGGCAGGAGAGAGGGGGAAGGCATGGAGGCAGAGGAAGGGAAGGACTCGTTCGAGATCGTCCGCGACTTCCTTCTGAGCCTGGGCGAGCGCAAGCCCGGGAGGGACGAGGTGCAGGCGATCGCGCCGGCGCTGCGGGACATTTACGAGCGCCTGATGAGGGTGCGGGCCGTGGCGCCGTCGGTGGACCTGAGCGACCGGCTGTGGGAGCTCATGGAGATGGTGGGGCTCAAGGCGCGGCCGGCGCGACGGACGGCGTTCTTTCGGGCCGCGAGCCTGTAGGCCGCGGACGCGGGGCGGCCCGGCGAGGCGAGGGAAAGTGGGTGAGGGCAGGAGGGATGTATCGGAGAGAGGGAGGAGGAGCCCTTCGCGCATGGATCCTTGCCTCGCCGGGTCGCCGCCGTGCACGAACCTGTTCTTTCGGATGAGGT
The Planctomycetota bacterium DNA segment above includes these coding regions:
- the mraZ gene encoding division/cell wall cluster transcriptional repressor MraZ, producing MFAGEFRHAIDEKNRLVIPAKFRAFLNDPEDRKGFFVMASPVPGEHCLRLYTMSGWKKVVDNLRKQADRAKDPAKFLRFFASRGEFSTLDGQSRLVIPQKLLDYAGLQRDVILVGNYDWIEVWNVEEYQAATESLDEEIADRSRALWPGPGGPA
- a CDS encoding UDP-2,3-diacylglucosamine diphosphatase, whose translation is MARTLFVSDVHLRPGDPGANASFLRFLAQECEALYIVGDLFDYWIGPKHLEFPDYRPELEALRRAAGRTRVCLVPGNRDFLVDARFERATGIEVLGEEVRLDLGGRRVALAHGDALYNTNPKYSAYRALMRSRPVGDLWRAVPGIVARRLARGYRRVSPLTTPAKAWGPEGLLERARPVFRGGADVLICGHIHQPRHLTAEVDGRRRELFVLGDWCGGTQDYVEHDGGEFRMRRWER
- a CDS encoding prepilin-type N-terminal cleavage/methylation domain-containing protein, producing the protein MRPKAAPGFTLIELLISVALMVLVLASVTLVFSGTTETVAVQGARMTVYTNARYAMDVLENDLLGCLPFNPPSVGPAQAAGPGQPLQLMSLPHVHQAFWMENGVLREPGQPPAYNVSGGHTHAAGDRLSFRSTTAVGDTLQTCQVTYELIPGNMTLNEQGLAVPGDPNRLKTARTGRGLYTLVRRVRVAKPESPNTFSEFAVIKDRVSGRAVKVLDQDLCQYVVSFNLEYYASNQLFSQLDPTPFPSSDPLGDGKGVNDTTTPFRVPSIRATLVIVEDVGERQERTIQRVFRIPQG